In Acidobacteriota bacterium, a single window of DNA contains:
- a CDS encoding ChaN family lipoprotein, with amino-acid sequence MKTRTLCGWLFPIGLFLGLATTSAAGDPPWAAPEIERAVVVLDGRNGERLSFDDMLDRLAEADVVFLGETHVDETTHRVELAVYEGLLDRRDDGVVLALEMFERDVQDVLDRYLGGEIDEEEFLDQSRPWDQYRTAYRPMVERARRNRLPVVASNMPRPLIRRVAMGGIGLLEDLEPAERAQAPAELLPNSPAYWRRVDNAVRGHLAGMRSSGDDDERLSSTQSLWDNTMGESCALALDAHPGSMVLHVNGAFHSAYRDGTVRQLALRRPDARILTVDVTPARHPAVAELAGVPVADFVVVAEKRATDRNQGTWSVVMDRELDYRFVLPQSAREEAPVPLVVWLGNDGLTSQDGLDLWRDRIGDEVAFAVVEPPYRARLDDLSEGGRWFWPDSFAADIGSLVGATERIWGYLLRYHPIDPTRVVVAGEGTGATVVAAIALLGDRMSHRAVAFEPSRYSKLGDFPLPLPELRGETERTVALTVVGSSDDEPWWRSELAGYRGVGLEAEFFPRTDQARDAEQERVLRRALGLPASSASGPPVATLRVPADTARAWHWARLYGLRHLARLGGSLAVVDPSAVIEGEEVVPEVHPRTLGGALPRCPGPFGGTTVLVVPEGVAEADRQAWIDLEENDPLKAKSRFHRVRVALAGVAGERSLQAKLETLESEGRRNILVVPAQFAAEPETMRALERETRPFADRMTLHWLPGLGGKELPISR; translated from the coding sequence ATGAAGACTCGGACTCTCTGTGGCTGGCTGTTCCCGATCGGCCTTTTCCTCGGCCTCGCCACAACCAGCGCGGCGGGCGATCCTCCCTGGGCCGCACCGGAGATCGAACGGGCGGTGGTCGTGCTCGACGGGCGCAATGGCGAGCGCCTCTCCTTCGACGACATGCTCGACCGGCTCGCCGAAGCAGACGTGGTCTTCCTGGGCGAGACTCACGTCGACGAAACCACCCACCGGGTTGAGCTCGCGGTCTACGAGGGTCTCCTCGACCGGCGAGACGACGGGGTTGTTCTCGCCCTCGAGATGTTCGAGCGCGACGTGCAGGACGTCCTCGATCGCTACCTCGGCGGCGAGATCGACGAGGAGGAGTTCCTCGACCAGTCCCGGCCCTGGGACCAGTACCGGACCGCCTACCGGCCGATGGTCGAGCGGGCGCGGCGCAACCGCCTGCCGGTGGTCGCATCGAACATGCCGCGACCGCTGATCCGGCGGGTCGCGATGGGAGGGATCGGCCTGCTCGAGGATCTCGAGCCAGCCGAGCGTGCCCAGGCCCCGGCCGAGCTGTTGCCGAACTCGCCGGCCTACTGGCGCCGGGTCGACAACGCCGTGCGGGGTCACCTTGCGGGCATGCGGTCGAGTGGCGACGACGACGAACGCCTTTCGTCGACCCAGAGCCTGTGGGACAACACGATGGGGGAGTCGTGCGCCCTCGCCCTCGACGCTCACCCGGGCTCGATGGTGCTCCATGTCAACGGCGCATTCCATAGCGCCTACCGGGACGGTACCGTGCGGCAGCTCGCGCTGCGGCGTCCTGATGCTCGGATCCTCACCGTCGACGTGACGCCGGCCCGCCATCCGGCGGTAGCCGAGCTCGCAGGAGTGCCGGTCGCCGACTTCGTGGTGGTCGCCGAGAAGCGCGCGACAGATCGCAATCAGGGCACCTGGTCCGTGGTGATGGACCGCGAACTCGACTACCGGTTCGTCCTGCCGCAGTCGGCGAGGGAAGAGGCCCCGGTGCCACTCGTCGTTTGGCTCGGCAACGACGGGCTGACGTCGCAGGACGGTCTCGATTTATGGCGAGATCGGATCGGCGACGAGGTAGCCTTCGCCGTGGTCGAGCCGCCGTACCGAGCTCGGCTCGACGACCTCTCCGAGGGAGGTCGCTGGTTCTGGCCCGATAGCTTCGCGGCCGACATTGGATCGCTCGTCGGGGCGACCGAGAGGATCTGGGGCTACCTCCTGCGGTACCACCCGATCGACCCGACGCGAGTCGTCGTCGCCGGAGAGGGGACGGGCGCGACGGTGGTCGCCGCGATCGCACTTCTCGGCGATCGAATGAGCCATCGCGCGGTCGCCTTCGAACCGAGCCGCTACTCCAAGCTCGGGGATTTTCCACTGCCTCTGCCGGAGTTGCGCGGTGAAACGGAGCGGACGGTCGCTCTAACCGTCGTCGGGTCGAGCGACGACGAGCCATGGTGGCGCAGCGAGCTCGCCGGCTATCGCGGGGTCGGTCTCGAGGCCGAGTTCTTTCCTCGCACCGACCAGGCCCGTGATGCCGAACAGGAGCGGGTCCTCCGCCGGGCTCTCGGTCTTCCGGCGTCTTCGGCAAGCGGTCCGCCCGTGGCGACGCTGCGGGTACCGGCCGACACGGCGCGGGCGTGGCACTGGGCTCGCCTCTACGGGCTCCGTCACCTCGCCCGACTCGGCGGGTCGCTCGCAGTCGTCGATCCATCGGCAGTGATCGAGGGCGAAGAGGTCGTGCCGGAGGTCCACCCTAGGACCCTCGGCGGTGCGCTACCGCGCTGTCCCGGCCCGTTCGGTGGCACGACCGTGCTGGTAGTGCCGGAGGGTGTCGCCGAGGCCGATCGCCAGGCATGGATCGATCTCGAAGAGAACGATCCGCTGAAAGCGAAGAGCCGCTTCCATCGGGTGCGGGTCGCCCTCGCGGGAGTTGCGGGCGAGCGCTCGCTCCAGGCCAAGCTCGAGACCCTCGAAAGTGAAGGGCGGAGGAACATTCTGGTCGTGCCGGCGCAGTTCGCTGCAGAACCGGAGACAATGCGCGCCCTCGAGCGCGAGACTCGGCCCTTCGCCGACCGGATGACACTCCACTGGCTGCCCGGTCTCGGCGGCAAGGAGCTACCGATCAGCCGCTGA